From the Chloroflexus aurantiacus J-10-fl genome, one window contains:
- the gyrA gene encoding DNA gyrase subunit A has protein sequence MEIGIVRPVNITNEMRTAYLSYAMSVIVSRALPDARDGLKPVQRRILYGMWDMGFRSNQPYKKSARIVGDVLGKMHPHGDSAVYDALARMAQPWSMRYPLIDGQGNFGSIDGDPPAAMRYTEARLAPIAEELLSEIEKDTVDFRDNFDGSYREPVVLPAILPNLLLNGASGIAVGMATNIPPHNLGELCDAISYLIEHPEATVEELMKIIPGPDFPTAGLILGTEGILAAYSTGRGQITLRAKTHIEEAGRGAFMIVVTELPYQVNKARLQERIAELVKDRKIEGIRDVRDESDRTGMRLVILLKQDAQPKKVLNALYKHTQMQTTFGINMLALVEHGRQPRVLTLKRLLQEYITHRQEVIRRRTEFDLARARERAHILEGLKIALDNLDAVIQTIRDSRTAESARNNLMSNFSLTERQAQAILDLQLRRLAALERKKIEDEYREVIKLIAELEDILANPRKVLHLIQQDLTRLKEKYGDPRRTRIIPDVTGEVSDEDLIPDVRVMITLTDRGYIKRQLPDAYRTQRRGGRGIKGMLTREQDIVRHLLTCNSLDNLLFFTDRGKVYQLKAHEVPDSSRTAKGLPLVNLISLEPGEQVTSMLAVREFDAEYLVMATVRGKIKRTQLREYSQVRSNGLIAIGLEEGDVLGWVRVSHGHEDILLTTARGQTLRFEQSEVRPMGRPATGVIGINLADGDRVVSMDLAEEGADLLVVTARGIGKRTALSEYPVKGRATGGVITIKLRNDLDEVAAAAVVREHSLLTFITTGGMVLRTSASEISRLGRATQGVTIVNVATGDRVAALSVEDPEENGNGSTPTLIDPLS, from the coding sequence ATGGAAATCGGTATCGTCCGGCCCGTCAACATCACCAATGAGATGCGGACGGCCTATCTCAGCTACGCGATGAGCGTCATCGTCTCGCGTGCGCTCCCTGATGCACGTGATGGCTTGAAGCCGGTGCAGCGCCGTATTCTCTACGGCATGTGGGACATGGGCTTTCGCAGTAATCAGCCATACAAAAAGAGTGCCCGTATCGTGGGCGATGTGCTCGGTAAAATGCACCCCCACGGTGACAGTGCCGTCTACGATGCGCTGGCCCGCATGGCTCAGCCCTGGAGTATGCGGTATCCCCTGATCGATGGCCAGGGTAACTTCGGTTCCATCGATGGCGATCCGCCCGCAGCGATGCGCTACACCGAAGCGCGCCTGGCGCCAATTGCCGAAGAGTTGCTCAGTGAGATTGAGAAAGATACCGTCGATTTTCGTGATAACTTCGATGGCAGCTACCGCGAGCCGGTCGTGCTCCCGGCCATTCTGCCCAATCTGCTGCTCAACGGTGCTTCCGGGATTGCGGTTGGTATGGCAACCAACATTCCACCGCACAACCTCGGCGAACTCTGCGATGCGATCAGCTATCTAATCGAACACCCGGAGGCCACGGTTGAGGAGCTGATGAAGATCATCCCCGGCCCTGACTTTCCAACTGCCGGGCTGATTCTGGGCACCGAGGGGATTTTAGCCGCGTACAGCACCGGGCGTGGGCAGATTACGCTGCGCGCCAAGACACATATCGAAGAGGCCGGGCGCGGTGCCTTTATGATCGTCGTCACCGAATTGCCGTATCAGGTCAACAAGGCTCGTCTGCAAGAGCGAATTGCCGAGCTGGTCAAAGATCGCAAGATCGAGGGTATTCGCGATGTGCGAGATGAGAGCGACCGCACCGGCATGCGGTTGGTGATCCTTTTGAAACAAGATGCCCAACCCAAGAAGGTGCTCAATGCGCTCTACAAGCACACCCAAATGCAGACTACCTTCGGGATCAATATGCTGGCACTGGTCGAGCACGGTCGTCAGCCGCGCGTCTTGACCCTCAAACGCCTCTTGCAAGAGTACATCACCCACCGGCAAGAGGTTATTCGACGCCGAACCGAGTTCGATCTGGCCCGTGCTCGGGAACGTGCCCACATTCTGGAGGGCTTGAAGATTGCGCTCGATAACCTGGACGCTGTCATTCAGACCATCCGCGACTCGCGAACTGCTGAGAGCGCCCGCAATAACCTGATGAGTAATTTTTCGCTTACCGAGCGGCAGGCGCAGGCTATCCTCGATCTTCAGTTACGCCGTCTGGCTGCGCTCGAACGCAAGAAGATCGAAGATGAATACCGTGAGGTGATCAAGCTGATCGCCGAACTGGAAGATATTCTGGCCAATCCGCGCAAGGTGTTGCACCTGATCCAGCAAGACCTGACTCGCCTGAAAGAGAAGTATGGCGATCCGCGGCGCACCCGCATTATTCCTGATGTCACCGGTGAAGTGAGCGACGAAGACCTGATCCCCGATGTGCGGGTGATGATTACCTTGACCGACCGTGGCTATATCAAGCGTCAGTTACCTGATGCCTACCGCACCCAGCGCCGTGGTGGTCGAGGCATCAAGGGTATGCTGACCAGAGAACAGGATATTGTGCGCCACCTGTTGACGTGCAATTCGCTCGACAACCTGCTCTTCTTCACCGACCGCGGCAAGGTCTATCAACTGAAGGCGCACGAAGTACCCGACAGCTCCCGAACGGCGAAGGGTTTGCCACTGGTAAACCTGATTTCGCTCGAACCGGGTGAACAGGTGACGTCAATGCTGGCCGTGCGCGAGTTTGATGCCGAGTATCTGGTGATGGCGACGGTGCGCGGGAAGATCAAGCGCACGCAATTGCGTGAGTACAGTCAGGTGCGCTCGAACGGCCTAATCGCGATTGGCCTGGAAGAGGGTGATGTGCTGGGTTGGGTGCGGGTCAGCCACGGCCACGAAGACATCTTGCTGACGACGGCTCGCGGTCAGACGCTGCGTTTCGAGCAGAGCGAAGTGCGACCAATGGGTCGTCCGGCCACCGGCGTGATCGGGATCAACCTGGCAGACGGTGATCGCGTTGTCAGTATGGATCTGGCTGAAGAGGGGGCCGATCTGCTGGTTGTGACTGCGCGAGGGATAGGCAAGCGAACAGCACTCTCTGAATATCCGGTCAAAGGCCGGGCTACCGGTGGCGTCATTACCATCAAACTGCGCAACGATCTTGACGAAGTTGCTGCTGCGGCGGTTGTCCGTGAGCATTCTCTGCTCACCTTTATCACCACCGGTGGGATGGTATTGCGCACCAGCGCCAGCGAGATCTCACGCCTGGGCCGGGCCACGCAGGGGGTGACCATCGTCAATGTGGCGACCGGTGATCGGGTGGCTGCGCTATCGGTGGAAGACCCGGAAGAGAACGGTAACGGCTCCACGCCGACATTAATCGATCCGTTGTCGTAG
- a CDS encoding ATP-binding response regulator: MSLSVEQRVLIETGSAYVVVDPDLRIQSAGGMLALLGGKPPIGGHLLDLLPELFGNEAALDEILHGERDRLYLPLINRQMPDGSTLYIDLLTIPLTDKDGRITGLIQIVTDTTQRSVIEQLRSQQRNELQLLKDRLQRQNVELARINASLLKTTKIKDEFLASMSHEIRTPLTAILGMVDLLRAQLVGPLSDEQMGAIDGIKKGSQHLLSLINDYLDIAKVEAGRMELDLTPVSVQDVCMSLRPLVADLIRRANLSLIFDIDSAVQVILADARRLRQILINLLSNAIKFTPAGGKVGLEVRGEPERGAVRFTVWDTGIGISAEDAVRLFEPFQQIESERQKEVTGSGLGLALVAKLVRLHGGSVRVESEVGVGSRFHVTLPWEPDEQYRFLEQLDQQEREEDTHPTELPAASPRAGDRPLLMVEDDVASATLIADYLRRCGYRVVHVESGEEALAYIQGELPCLILLDVRLRTMSGFEVMQHLRSQVATRDLPVLVLTALAMPGDRERCLEAGADEYLAKPIRLRLLAERIAALLER, from the coding sequence ATGTCGTTATCGGTTGAACAACGGGTATTGATTGAAACCGGGAGTGCGTATGTCGTGGTCGATCCTGATCTGCGCATCCAGAGTGCCGGTGGCATGCTGGCCCTGCTTGGCGGTAAACCGCCGATTGGGGGGCATTTGCTCGATTTACTGCCGGAATTATTTGGTAATGAAGCGGCACTAGACGAGATATTGCACGGCGAACGGGATCGTCTTTACTTACCGTTGATCAACCGTCAGATGCCAGATGGCTCTACCCTCTATATCGATCTCTTAACGATCCCTCTTACCGATAAGGATGGGCGCATCACCGGTCTGATCCAGATCGTGACCGATACGACCCAACGTAGTGTTATCGAACAACTACGCTCCCAACAGCGTAATGAATTACAGTTGCTGAAAGATCGGCTGCAACGGCAGAATGTCGAGCTGGCGCGCATCAATGCCAGTTTGCTCAAGACCACGAAGATCAAAGACGAGTTTCTGGCCAGTATGAGCCACGAGATACGCACTCCGCTCACGGCCATTTTGGGCATGGTAGACCTGCTGCGCGCTCAGTTGGTTGGTCCATTGAGTGATGAGCAGATGGGCGCGATTGATGGCATTAAAAAAGGCAGTCAGCATCTGCTCTCGCTCATCAATGACTATCTCGATATTGCCAAAGTTGAAGCGGGTCGGATGGAGCTAGACCTGACTCCAGTTTCAGTGCAGGATGTCTGCATGTCGTTGCGCCCACTGGTGGCTGACCTCATCAGGCGCGCCAATCTGTCATTGATCTTCGACATTGATTCTGCGGTTCAGGTCATTCTGGCTGATGCACGACGGCTGCGCCAGATTTTGATTAATCTGCTCTCGAATGCCATCAAGTTCACCCCAGCCGGTGGTAAGGTGGGGCTAGAGGTACGTGGTGAGCCAGAACGGGGAGCGGTGCGCTTTACAGTATGGGACACCGGGATTGGGATTTCGGCTGAAGATGCTGTGCGCTTATTTGAGCCATTCCAGCAGATTGAGAGTGAACGGCAGAAAGAGGTGACCGGTAGTGGTCTGGGGCTGGCACTGGTGGCCAAGCTGGTTCGCCTTCACGGTGGCAGTGTTCGCGTCGAAAGTGAAGTAGGGGTTGGGAGTCGTTTTCACGTCACGCTGCCCTGGGAACCGGACGAGCAATATCGCTTTCTGGAACAACTCGATCAGCAAGAGCGGGAGGAAGATACTCACCCAACCGAGTTGCCTGCCGCCTCGCCACGGGCCGGTGATCGCCCACTCCTGATGGTTGAAGATGATGTCGCCAGTGCTACCTTGATTGCCGACTACCTGCGCCGCTGTGGGTATCGGGTAGTGCATGTCGAGTCAGGCGAAGAGGCGCTGGCCTACATTCAGGGTGAATTGCCGTGTTTAATCCTCCTCGATGTCCGCCTGCGCACGATGAGCGGTTTTGAAGTGATGCAGCACTTGCGCAGTCAGGTAGCCACTCGTGATTTACCAGTTCTGGTCTTAACGGCGCTGGCTATGCCCGGCGACCGTGAACGGTGTCTCGAAGCCGGAGCTGATGAGTACCTCGCCAAACCGATTCGTTTACGGCTCCTCGCCGAACGGATTGCCGCGTTGCTTGAACGATAG
- a CDS encoding Rab family GTPase has product MNRLTAKICLLGEFSVGKTSLIRRFVEGVFDERYLSTLGVKINRHTLHIDQTEINLIIWDTAGGEKFDQVVQNYYRGAAGAILVCDVTRPETLSALHEYATAFHSASPHTPFVIAANKIDLTTQRRIADEEIATVATALQADWIFTSARTGEGVSDIFHALGRRIRQRRGTV; this is encoded by the coding sequence GTGAACCGACTCACTGCCAAAATCTGTTTACTGGGAGAATTCTCGGTTGGTAAAACCAGCCTGATCCGTCGCTTTGTCGAAGGTGTCTTCGATGAGCGCTATTTGAGTACGCTTGGCGTCAAGATCAACCGGCATACACTGCATATCGATCAAACCGAAATTAACCTCATTATTTGGGACACAGCCGGTGGCGAGAAGTTTGATCAGGTCGTTCAGAACTATTATCGCGGTGCGGCAGGTGCCATTCTCGTCTGTGATGTAACCCGACCTGAAACGTTATCCGCACTTCACGAATACGCGACAGCTTTTCACTCGGCCAGTCCGCATACCCCGTTCGTTATTGCGGCGAATAAGATCGATCTGACCACACAGCGGCGCATTGCCGATGAAGAGATTGCGACAGTAGCAACAGCGCTCCAGGCTGATTGGATATTCACCAGTGCTCGCACCGGTGAAGGTGTTAGTGACATATTCCACGCGCTAGGGCGTCGCATCCGGCAACGAAGGGGGACGGTATGA
- a CDS encoding SulP family inorganic anion transporter, translating to MLDYLRTVAILFAQPIRLVRTFTPDTLRADFLAGLTVGLVLLPQSLAFAILGGLPPIVGLYSALTATIVGALWGSSSHLNSGPTNTAAIITLSVLAPIITVGSSEFVTAASLIAVMAGIIRLVMGIARLGMLVNFVSDAVAVGFTAGAGILILSNQIGPLLRIDLPPGAGILTTITETATHLDAIHLPSLAIGLATIIIILLAPRFTRKVPAVLLSITIVSPIVWFLDLKAQGVRVMGPVPPGLPPLAQLPIFDLDLIGHLANGALALAIIGLVEAVAIARAIAGYSGQRIDSNQEFVGQGLANIVSGIFSGMPCSGSFNRSALAYQSGGQTALTAIVSGITVFLATTVLGPFLAEVPRAALAGALAVTAWSMVDQRAMARIWRGSRGEAVIMITTLTLTLTLPLQFAILIGVLMSLGYYLLRTAMPRVEAVVPDTEFRHWESAYGRPMCPQLLVVDLQGDLYFGAVNHVEEQLLNLLERQRQARYMLLRMHSVNQCDVSGIRALETIRRVLRVRGGDLFFVRVRASVMYRMQISGFYEQLGAERFLDEDKAIEYLFYRVLDPAVCIYECDRRVFRECQELPKQLLPSPVEIPVLDGKRPVHVTARRLWELLHTDHPPLIIDVREPREFQRGHIPGARNLPLSRLFHERDQLPPGPIVLVCRSGRRSLRAAALLAGRNPPPHILEGGMLAWEAANLLEAVEQF from the coding sequence ATGCTCGACTATTTACGTACAGTTGCCATTTTGTTCGCCCAACCAATCCGGTTGGTACGTACCTTCACGCCTGACACATTGCGGGCTGACTTTCTGGCTGGCTTAACCGTTGGGCTGGTTTTGTTACCGCAATCGCTGGCCTTTGCGATTTTGGGCGGACTGCCGCCAATTGTTGGCCTGTATAGTGCGTTGACAGCTACAATTGTTGGTGCGCTGTGGGGATCATCGAGCCATCTCAACAGTGGCCCCACCAACACCGCTGCTATCATCACCTTATCGGTGCTGGCGCCGATTATAACTGTCGGCAGTTCCGAATTTGTCACTGCGGCCAGCCTGATTGCCGTCATGGCCGGTATCATCCGACTCGTGATGGGGATTGCACGGCTGGGCATGCTGGTTAACTTTGTCTCCGATGCGGTGGCCGTTGGCTTCACTGCCGGAGCCGGTATTCTCATTCTCTCGAATCAGATTGGCCCACTCTTGCGGATTGATCTTCCGCCAGGTGCCGGTATCCTGACAACCATCACCGAAACGGCGACCCATCTCGATGCTATTCACTTGCCGTCGCTAGCGATTGGCCTCGCAACGATTATTATCATTCTCCTTGCACCACGCTTCACCCGCAAAGTGCCGGCGGTATTACTCAGTATTACTATCGTATCACCGATTGTCTGGTTCCTCGATCTCAAAGCTCAGGGGGTGCGCGTCATGGGACCGGTGCCACCGGGATTACCGCCACTGGCCCAACTCCCCATCTTCGACCTGGACTTGATCGGCCATCTTGCGAATGGTGCATTAGCGTTAGCGATTATTGGTCTGGTTGAGGCAGTAGCAATTGCAAGGGCGATTGCCGGCTATAGCGGGCAACGCATCGACAGCAACCAGGAATTTGTCGGACAAGGACTGGCCAATATCGTCTCTGGTATCTTTTCCGGTATGCCTTGCTCCGGCTCGTTTAACCGTTCGGCGCTGGCGTATCAATCGGGTGGGCAGACAGCACTGACCGCGATTGTCTCCGGGATCACAGTATTTTTGGCTACAACGGTGCTGGGGCCATTTCTGGCTGAGGTACCGCGGGCTGCTTTAGCCGGTGCGCTGGCCGTAACTGCGTGGAGCATGGTTGATCAGCGTGCAATGGCTCGCATCTGGCGTGGATCGCGCGGTGAAGCGGTGATCATGATCACAACGCTCACGCTTACCCTGACACTACCACTCCAGTTCGCCATTCTTATCGGTGTTCTCATGTCGCTTGGCTACTACCTATTGCGCACGGCTATGCCGCGTGTGGAAGCAGTGGTACCCGATACTGAATTTCGCCATTGGGAGTCGGCCTACGGACGGCCAATGTGCCCGCAGTTGCTGGTGGTTGATCTGCAAGGTGATCTCTACTTCGGCGCTGTAAATCACGTGGAAGAACAATTGCTCAACCTGCTCGAACGACAACGGCAGGCGCGCTATATGCTCTTGCGCATGCACAGTGTCAACCAGTGCGATGTGAGTGGAATCCGTGCGCTGGAAACCATCCGGCGTGTCTTGCGGGTACGCGGTGGTGATCTCTTCTTCGTGCGGGTACGGGCCAGTGTGATGTATCGTATGCAGATCAGCGGGTTTTATGAACAACTCGGCGCCGAACGCTTCCTCGACGAAGACAAAGCTATCGAATATCTGTTTTACCGGGTGCTCGACCCGGCGGTCTGCATTTATGAATGTGACCGGCGCGTCTTTCGCGAGTGTCAGGAGCTACCTAAACAACTGCTCCCCAGCCCGGTCGAGATACCTGTACTCGATGGGAAGCGTCCTGTCCATGTGACGGCGCGCCGATTGTGGGAATTACTCCACACCGACCATCCACCCCTGATCATTGACGTGCGCGAACCGCGCGAATTTCAGCGCGGCCACATTCCCGGTGCGCGCAACCTTCCGCTCTCACGGTTATTCCACGAACGTGATCAGTTACCACCTGGCCCCATCGTGTTGGTCTGTCGGAGTGGTCGGCGCAGTCTGCGCGCAGCCGCCTTACTGGCCGGTCGTAACCCACCACCCCATATTCTCGAAGGGGGCATGCTGGCCTGGGAAGCGGCGAATCTACTTGAAGCGGTTGAGCAGTTTTGA
- a CDS encoding class I SAM-dependent RNA methyltransferase: MHDTIELEIEGIAQGGDGVGRHGDLVVFVTGALPGERVRATITERHTRFLRATVCDILRAAPERVEPQIKPGDHAPWQHIAYPAQVRYKGIIVADQLRKFLPDITIPIQPVIAAPHPWGYRNSARLHVDGATLGYHAAGTKTVVDLADDPLLLPALRDTLRSLRRLAFAGLIKEVTLRASATYGYAAARLSPTPDAERHALWRLATAWKASTPVLAGVTLEDEPFVGTPFVYDELAGVIFRLSLGSFFQVNHAQAERMVAVVRDALAPHGGRLLDAYSGVGSFALPLARCYDEVIAVEAYQPAVEDGRQSAIDNQITNVQFINGAAEHTVAHLSGPFHAVILDPPRRGCHPALIEAIIAHAPPQIVYISCHPGLIGRDLAPLLAAGYQITFVQPVDLFPQTPHIETIIHLRSVVGE; encoded by the coding sequence ATGCACGATACTATCGAACTTGAGATTGAAGGTATTGCCCAGGGTGGCGATGGCGTAGGCAGGCATGGCGATCTGGTCGTGTTTGTCACCGGAGCACTACCGGGTGAGCGGGTCAGAGCAACCATCACCGAGCGCCACACCCGGTTTCTGCGGGCTACTGTGTGTGACATTCTGCGCGCCGCTCCAGAGCGAGTTGAACCCCAGATCAAGCCTGGTGATCACGCACCGTGGCAACACATTGCCTATCCGGCTCAAGTGCGTTACAAAGGGATCATCGTCGCAGACCAGCTACGCAAGTTTCTCCCCGACATCACCATACCGATCCAGCCCGTAATTGCGGCACCGCATCCCTGGGGCTATCGCAATAGTGCCCGTCTGCATGTAGACGGAGCGACTCTTGGTTATCACGCAGCCGGGACGAAGACCGTCGTTGATCTGGCAGATGATCCACTACTTTTACCGGCACTACGGGATACGCTGCGGAGTTTGCGCCGGTTAGCCTTTGCCGGTTTAATCAAAGAGGTTACGCTGCGGGCCAGTGCAACCTACGGCTATGCCGCTGCTCGCCTCTCGCCGACGCCAGATGCCGAACGACACGCGCTGTGGCGGCTGGCCACAGCCTGGAAGGCATCAACCCCTGTGCTGGCAGGAGTCACGCTGGAAGATGAACCATTCGTGGGAACGCCCTTTGTGTACGACGAACTTGCCGGCGTGATCTTTCGGTTGAGTCTGGGCAGCTTCTTCCAGGTCAATCATGCCCAGGCCGAGCGCATGGTTGCAGTCGTTCGTGACGCACTGGCCCCGCATGGCGGTCGTCTCCTCGACGCCTACAGTGGGGTGGGGAGCTTTGCCCTGCCACTGGCCAGATGCTACGATGAGGTAATTGCCGTTGAAGCCTATCAACCGGCGGTAGAGGATGGTCGGCAGAGCGCCATTGACAACCAGATTACAAATGTGCAATTTATCAACGGCGCTGCCGAGCACACTGTTGCCCATCTCAGCGGACCTTTTCACGCCGTCATTCTCGATCCGCCGCGTCGTGGGTGTCATCCGGCCCTCATCGAGGCGATTATCGCTCATGCACCACCCCAAATCGTCTACATTTCGTGTCATCCCGGCCTGATCGGGCGCGATCTCGCTCCACTACTGGCCGCCGGTTATCAGATCACATTCGTGCAGCCAGTCGATCTCTTTCCACAAACCCCACACATTGAAACAATTATCCATTTACGATCTGTTGTAGGAGAATAA
- a CDS encoding IS5 family transposase has product MTRKAYPSDVSDEEWAFVAPYLTLMDEAAPQRNYSLRDVYNGLRYLLRTGAPWRMLPNDVPPWHVVYQQTQRWLKAGVFEQMVHDVRMLLRDITDRTPQPRAVIVDSRTLQSTPESGGRAGYDGHKRRNGSKVHLAVDTLGQLLAVVVTPANDQDRAQVAALAQRIQEVTGDTVEVAFVDQGYTGEQPAADAAAHGSRLEVVTLPTAKRGVVLLPRRWVVERRFAWMTRFRRLVRDDERVAATLAGLHFVAVAILLAHRFVALMVQSS; this is encoded by the coding sequence ATGACACGAAAAGCGTATCCCAGTGATGTTTCCGATGAAGAGTGGGCGTTTGTTGCGCCCTATTTGACACTGATGGACGAAGCAGCGCCGCAGCGGAACTATTCCCTGCGCGACGTCTACAACGGGCTGCGCTACCTTCTGCGTACCGGTGCGCCGTGGCGGATGCTGCCCAACGACGTACCGCCGTGGCACGTGGTGTATCAACAGACCCAGCGCTGGCTGAAAGCGGGCGTGTTTGAGCAGATGGTGCATGATGTGCGGATGCTGCTGCGTGACATCACTGACCGCACACCCCAGCCCCGCGCCGTCATTGTGGACAGCCGGACGCTTCAGTCGACACCGGAAAGCGGGGGACGTGCCGGCTACGATGGGCACAAACGTCGGAACGGCTCGAAGGTGCATCTGGCCGTGGATACGCTTGGACAACTGCTGGCGGTGGTGGTCACGCCAGCCAACGACCAAGACCGGGCGCAGGTAGCGGCACTGGCGCAGCGCATTCAAGAGGTAACTGGCGACACGGTAGAGGTGGCCTTCGTTGACCAGGGCTACACTGGTGAGCAACCGGCAGCCGATGCCGCCGCCCACGGCAGTCGCCTGGAGGTGGTCACGCTGCCGACCGCCAAACGGGGCGTTGTCTTGCTGCCGCGGCGCTGGGTGGTCGAGCGCAGGTTTGCCTGGATGACGCGCTTCCGTCGCCTGGTGCGTGACGACGAACGTGTGGCAGCGACGCTGGCCGGCTTGCATTTCGTTGCCGTTGCCATCTTGTTGGCCCATCGGTTTGTCGCTCTCATGGTTCAAAGTTCATAA
- a CDS encoding fructose-bisphosphatase class II family protein, producing the protein MDVPLSQKLGPNTGLDLVRATEAAAIAAARLMGRGEIEAADQAAATAMAAALANLELDGRLVMGEEVREMTTTALAGGMRIGTGNGPPADLVVDPVDGRRQLAQGRAGAVSFAAVTNRGALWAPHPAAYMEKIIVGPQVAPYLVPECLDAPAGWTLALVARATRRSVRDLVVFVLDRPRHAHLIEEIRAAGARVMLADDGDIYGALLATIAGTNVDILMGIGGAPEGVLAACAVKSLGGAMLARLAPQSEAEREAITRAGLDTKRILTCDDIVSSNQIFFVATGITDSVLLRGVRLAGDRAETNSLILRCETRTRRIIFAEHLLTG; encoded by the coding sequence ATGGATGTACCACTGTCACAGAAACTCGGCCCGAATACCGGCCTTGATCTGGTGCGCGCCACCGAAGCGGCTGCCATTGCCGCCGCCCGTTTGATGGGGCGGGGGGAGATTGAGGCTGCCGATCAGGCAGCCGCAACGGCGATGGCGGCAGCCCTGGCTAATCTGGAGCTGGATGGCCGTTTGGTGATGGGTGAAGAGGTACGGGAAATGACAACAACAGCGTTGGCTGGGGGAATGCGGATTGGTACCGGCAACGGGCCACCAGCCGACCTGGTCGTCGATCCGGTTGACGGACGGCGGCAACTCGCACAGGGCAGAGCGGGTGCGGTCTCGTTCGCAGCCGTTACCAATCGGGGGGCATTGTGGGCACCACACCCGGCAGCGTATATGGAAAAGATTATCGTTGGCCCACAGGTAGCGCCATACCTGGTACCGGAGTGTCTCGATGCACCTGCCGGTTGGACACTGGCCCTGGTGGCACGCGCTACCCGTCGCTCGGTGCGCGATCTGGTGGTCTTTGTGCTTGATCGGCCACGCCATGCCCACCTGATCGAAGAGATACGGGCTGCCGGGGCACGGGTGATGCTGGCCGACGACGGCGACATTTACGGCGCACTCCTGGCCACCATTGCCGGTACCAACGTTGACATCCTGATGGGGATTGGTGGTGCACCGGAAGGCGTACTGGCCGCCTGTGCCGTCAAATCACTCGGTGGCGCGATGCTGGCCCGTCTGGCACCGCAGAGCGAGGCCGAGCGCGAGGCGATTACTCGTGCCGGATTGGACACCAAACGTATCCTGACCTGTGACGATATTGTGAGCAGTAACCAGATTTTCTTCGTCGCCACCGGCATTACCGATAGTGTTCTGCTGCGCGGTGTGCGTCTGGCCGGCGACCGGGCCGAAACCAATTCACTGATTCTACGCTGCGAAACCCGGACTCGTCGGATCATCTTCGCCGAGCATTTGTTGACAGGGTGA